A window of the Thermus thermophilus HB8 genome harbors these coding sequences:
- a CDS encoding arsenate reductase (azurin) large subunit: MALIPRRDRLPIPPKNAKVYNQVCQYCTVGCGYKVYVWPVGEEGGVKPEQNAFGLDLSTPQPPLAGQSYTETMHAVTVGRDGRQYNVVIVPAKDSPINRGNYSIRGGTNALTVWSLDRGTQDRLTYPLLRVGDQFQAITWQDALTLMGLLIKGIRDRDGNDDNIAVKCFDHGGSGQGFEDNYAAGKLFFAALSVKHIAIHNRPAYNSEVWGSRERGVHELNYTYEDARLADTIVLWGANSYETATVFYVEHMLPNIQGATVAEKQQAFDPGEPAEPGYLIVIDPRKTSSYTVAAQVAPDRVMLLRPNLGTDYILANAIARAVWEKGYYDMAYLQARTDMTLFEEYKAKSLKLSVPYDEFMAQAERITGVSRAEIEKAADWIAKPKAGRFKRRTLTIYEKGIIWNMKNYDQVAAIVQLAVLTHNIGRPGTGCGRQGGHQEGYVRPPAPTPGSIYRGGPPVNVDKFLIEGKGKFYWVIANDPYLSTPNNQVFRKRIHERTEKLTKALGAGGEPGTIQERAQKILDILYQDPDALFLVVQDIYMTETARDAHLILPAAGWGEANETSINCNSRLLRLYEKFMDPPGEAKPDWEIFKWVGLRIAELYRAEGKFEEAKKFEFGKNWKTDEDVFLAGAEEFRDNTVSEEDEAVLEAENYKGVTYKLLKELGQKGIQTPVRRDPKTGKLVGTVRRYTYRFGTEDGKFKWYGTDDWEGYPAEVAKYLEPGMAEKYPFWVTTGRAQTIWQTAYHDRHLPEKALALPLPYVEVNPEDAKRLGLKSGDLVEVYNEEGNGTFLVYVTDAVKPGTLFLVMYHWRGTSNSLVTGYTDPKTTIPWYKGTRANLRKVAGAIPSVQQTASFLQQNKFD; encoded by the coding sequence ATGGCGCTCATTCCCCGTAGGGACCGGCTTCCCATTCCGCCTAAGAACGCGAAGGTCTACAACCAGGTCTGCCAGTACTGCACCGTGGGGTGCGGCTACAAGGTCTACGTGTGGCCCGTGGGCGAAGAAGGGGGCGTGAAACCCGAGCAGAACGCCTTCGGCCTGGACCTCTCCACGCCCCAGCCCCCCCTGGCCGGCCAGAGCTACACGGAGACCATGCACGCCGTTACCGTGGGCAGGGACGGGCGGCAGTATAACGTGGTCATCGTCCCCGCCAAGGACAGCCCCATCAACCGGGGCAACTACTCCATCCGGGGCGGCACCAACGCCCTCACCGTTTGGAGCCTGGACCGGGGCACCCAGGACCGGCTCACCTACCCCCTCCTCAGGGTGGGCGACCAGTTCCAGGCCATCACCTGGCAGGACGCCCTCACCCTCATGGGCCTCCTCATCAAGGGCATCCGGGACCGGGACGGCAACGACGACAACATCGCCGTGAAGTGCTTCGACCACGGGGGCTCGGGCCAGGGCTTTGAGGACAACTACGCCGCCGGGAAGCTCTTCTTCGCCGCCCTCTCCGTGAAGCACATCGCCATCCACAACCGCCCCGCCTACAACTCCGAGGTCTGGGGAAGCCGGGAGAGGGGCGTCCACGAGCTGAACTACACCTACGAGGACGCCCGCCTCGCCGACACCATCGTCCTCTGGGGAGCGAACTCCTACGAGACGGCCACGGTGTTCTACGTGGAGCACATGCTCCCCAACATCCAGGGGGCCACGGTGGCGGAGAAGCAGCAGGCCTTTGACCCGGGCGAGCCCGCCGAGCCCGGCTACCTCATCGTCATTGACCCCAGGAAGACCAGCTCCTACACCGTGGCGGCCCAGGTGGCCCCGGACCGGGTGATGCTCCTCCGGCCCAACCTGGGCACGGACTACATCCTGGCCAACGCCATCGCCCGGGCGGTCTGGGAGAAGGGCTACTACGACATGGCCTACCTCCAGGCCCGCACGGACATGACCCTCTTTGAGGAGTACAAGGCGAAAAGCCTCAAGCTCTCCGTGCCCTACGACGAGTTCATGGCCCAGGCGGAGCGCATCACCGGGGTTTCCCGGGCGGAGATTGAGAAGGCCGCCGACTGGATCGCCAAGCCCAAGGCGGGCCGGTTCAAGCGCCGCACCCTCACCATCTACGAGAAGGGCATCATCTGGAACATGAAGAACTACGACCAGGTGGCGGCCATCGTTCAGCTCGCCGTCCTCACCCACAACATCGGCAGGCCCGGCACGGGCTGCGGCCGCCAGGGCGGGCACCAGGAGGGTTACGTCCGCCCCCCCGCCCCCACCCCCGGCTCCATCTACCGGGGCGGCCCCCCCGTCAACGTGGACAAGTTCCTCATTGAAGGCAAGGGCAAGTTCTACTGGGTCATCGCCAACGACCCCTACCTCTCCACCCCCAACAACCAGGTCTTCCGCAAGCGCATCCACGAGCGCACGGAGAAGCTCACCAAGGCCCTCGGCGCCGGGGGCGAGCCCGGGACCATACAGGAGCGGGCCCAAAAGATCCTGGACATCCTCTACCAGGACCCCGACGCCCTCTTCCTGGTGGTCCAGGACATCTACATGACCGAGACCGCCCGGGACGCCCACCTCATCCTCCCCGCCGCCGGCTGGGGCGAGGCCAACGAGACCTCCATCAACTGCAACAGCCGCCTCCTCCGCCTCTACGAGAAGTTCATGGACCCGCCCGGGGAGGCCAAGCCCGACTGGGAGATCTTCAAGTGGGTGGGCCTGCGCATCGCCGAGCTTTACCGGGCCGAGGGCAAGTTTGAGGAGGCGAAGAAGTTTGAGTTCGGCAAGAACTGGAAGACGGACGAGGACGTCTTCCTCGCCGGGGCCGAGGAGTTCCGGGACAACACCGTCTCGGAGGAGGACGAGGCGGTCCTCGAGGCCGAGAACTACAAGGGGGTCACCTACAAGCTCCTGAAGGAGCTGGGCCAGAAGGGCATCCAGACCCCGGTGCGCCGCGACCCCAAGACGGGGAAGCTTGTGGGCACGGTCCGCCGCTACACCTACCGCTTCGGCACCGAGGACGGCAAGTTCAAGTGGTACGGCACCGACGACTGGGAGGGCTACCCCGCGGAGGTGGCCAAGTACCTGGAGCCCGGGATGGCGGAGAAGTACCCCTTCTGGGTCACCACCGGCCGGGCCCAGACCATCTGGCAGACCGCCTACCACGACCGCCACCTTCCCGAAAAGGCCCTGGCCCTTCCCCTCCCCTACGTGGAGGTGAACCCCGAGGACGCCAAGCGCCTCGGCCTCAAGTCCGGGGACCTGGTGGAGGTCTACAACGAGGAGGGGAACGGCACCTTCCTCGTCTACGTCACGGACGCGGTGAAGCCGGGCACCCTCTTCCTGGTGATGTACCACTGGCGGGGCACCTCCAACTCCCTGGTCACCGGCTACACCGACCCCAAGACCACCATCCCCTGGTACAAGGGGACGAGGGCCAACCTCCGCAAGGTGGCCGGGGCCATCCCCTCCGTGCAGCAGACGGCGAGCTTCTTGCAGCAGAACAAGTTTGACTAA